The Schistocerca cancellata isolate TAMUIC-IGC-003103 chromosome 4, iqSchCanc2.1, whole genome shotgun sequence genome contains a region encoding:
- the LOC126184301 gene encoding uncharacterized protein LOC126184301, which produces MDRWLESCSFKRERPTDEEEVNASDVQRIKSVTLEPKLSVSIEPNSSAFLETNPSRINVQLTGKVRKYNSDYLEIGFTFTGPEQRLKPQYVICYESLSNE; this is translated from the coding sequence atggaccgttggttaGAAAGTTGTTCGTTTaaacgagaaaggcctacagaTGAAGAAGAAGTTAATGCATCTGATGTTCAACGAATTAAGTCAGTGACTCTCGAACCAAAGTTGTCAGTGTCCATTGAACCTAACTCGTCAGCATTCCTTGAAACTAACCCTTCCAGGATCAATGTTCAGCTTACTGGAAAAGTTAGAAAATATAACTCTGATTACTTGGAAATCGGTTTTACGTTCACTGGACCTGAGCAACGGCTTAAACCTCAAtatgtaatttgctatgaaagtctttcgaatgaatga